A genome region from Burkholderiales bacterium includes the following:
- a CDS encoding DUF484 family protein, translating into MTGDDIAQYLREHPEFFDEHAELLATIEVRHPHDDRAIPLAERQLVQLRERNRVLEAKLRELVAFGEENDRIGSRLHHATTAFIRASNLDELLQRVYFHLREDFAIPHVALRLWGGIPGDRPEFSAVSDEVKAFAESLVRPYCSHKPMFESAGWFGESAAALRSFAYVSLREDGSFGLLALAAEDPQRFYPEMGTLYLQRLGEIVAAAVSRYA; encoded by the coding sequence ATGACAGGGGACGACATCGCGCAGTATCTGAGAGAGCATCCGGAGTTCTTCGACGAGCATGCCGAACTGCTGGCCACGATCGAAGTGCGCCATCCGCACGACGATCGCGCCATTCCGCTCGCCGAGCGCCAGCTCGTGCAGTTGCGCGAGCGCAACCGGGTGCTCGAGGCCAAACTGCGCGAGCTGGTCGCCTTCGGCGAGGAAAACGACCGCATCGGTTCGCGCTTGCACCACGCCACGACTGCCTTCATCCGGGCATCGAACCTCGACGAGTTGCTGCAACGGGTGTACTTTCACCTGCGGGAGGACTTCGCGATCCCGCACGTCGCGCTGCGGCTCTGGGGCGGCATCCCGGGCGATCGGCCGGAGTTCTCCGCGGTCAGCGACGAAGTCAAGGCGTTTGCGGAAAGCCTGGTGCGTCCCTACTGCTCCCACAAGCCGATGTTCGAATCGGCGGGTTGGTTCGGCGAGTCGGCTGCCGCGCTGCGCTCTTTCGCCTACGTCTCGCTGCGGGAAGACGGCAGCTTCGGGTTGCTGGCGCTGGCAGCCGAAGACCCGCAGCGCTTTTATCCGGAGATGGGAACGTTGTATCTGCAGCGTCTTGGCGAGATCGTCGCCGCGGCGGTATCGCGCTACGCATGA
- a CDS encoding lysophospholipid acyltransferase family protein has translation MLTGLLRLLGRLPLSFLHAAGAALGWLVYLSSHNYASRLRENLLQSGLWADERDYERLLRANIAESGRAAAEVAAIWFRPQQETASWVRAVHGWEAVERAHRDGRGLVLLTPHLGCFEVIAQYLALRFPLTVLYRPPRYRLLEAAMREGRSRPQLHAASTDLGGVRALLKALKRGEAVGILPDQVPGAGEGEWAEFFGRPAYTMTLASKLAQRTGAASFLTHARRLPRGAGYELAFEPLPARQPGESAARHLNRALENLIRRYPEQYLWSYNRYKGQA, from the coding sequence ATGCTGACCGGGTTGTTGCGGCTGCTCGGCCGGCTCCCGCTCTCCTTCCTGCACGCGGCCGGCGCCGCGCTCGGCTGGCTGGTGTATCTCTCGTCACACAACTACGCATCCAGGCTGCGCGAAAACCTCCTGCAGAGCGGTCTCTGGGCCGACGAGCGCGATTACGAACGCCTGCTGCGCGCCAATATCGCGGAGAGCGGCCGTGCCGCCGCCGAAGTCGCGGCGATCTGGTTCCGGCCGCAACAGGAGACGGCTTCCTGGGTGCGCGCCGTTCACGGCTGGGAAGCCGTGGAGCGAGCGCACCGGGATGGGCGCGGGCTGGTGCTGCTCACGCCGCACCTGGGCTGCTTCGAGGTGATCGCGCAGTACCTCGCGCTCAGGTTTCCCCTGACCGTGCTCTATCGCCCACCGCGCTATCGGCTGCTCGAAGCCGCCATGCGCGAGGGGCGCAGCCGGCCGCAGCTGCATGCGGCGAGCACCGATCTGGGCGGAGTGCGCGCGCTGCTCAAGGCGCTCAAGCGCGGGGAGGCGGTCGGCATCCTGCCGGACCAGGTGCCCGGCGCCGGTGAAGGCGAGTGGGCGGAGTTCTTCGGCCGCCCGGCGTACACGATGACGCTCGCGTCGAAACTCGCGCAGCGCACTGGCGCGGCGTCGTTCCTCACCCATGCGAGGCGCCTGCCGCGCGGTGCCGGCTACGAGCTTGCATTCGAGCCCTTGCCCGCGCGACAGCCCGGCGAATCGGCGGCACGCCACCTCAACCGCGCCCTGGAGAATCTGATCCGCCGATATCCGGAACAATACTTGTGGTCCTACAACCGCTACAAGGGGCAAGCGTGA
- the ahcY gene encoding adenosylhomocysteinase, whose amino-acid sequence MSAVLNPKQALDCHVADLSLADWGRKEIRIAETEMPGLMAIREEYASSRPLRGARISGSLHMTIQTAVLIETLQALGAQVRWASCNIFSTQDHAAAAIAAAGTPVFAYKGESLAEYWEFTHRIFEWPDGGYSNMILDDGGDATLLLHLGTSAEADVSVLDHPSSEEETALFAAIKARLARDPKWYSTRIAAVRGVTEETTTGVKRLYQMAKEGQLRFPAINVNDSVTKSKFDNLYGCRESLVDGIKRATDVMIAGKVAVVCGYGDVGKGSAQALRALSAQVWVTEIDPICALQAAMEGYRVVTMDYACDKADIFVTATGNFHVITHDHMRKMKDQAIVCNIGHFDNEIDVASLKQYRWENIKPQVDHVIFPDGKRIILLAEGRLVNLGCATGHPSYVMSSSFSNQVIAQIELFTHPEEYPVGVYVLPKHLDEKVARLQLKKLGAQLTELTDAQARYIGVNKEGPYKPEHYRY is encoded by the coding sequence ATGTCCGCTGTTCTCAATCCCAAACAAGCCCTTGACTGTCACGTGGCTGACCTGTCGCTCGCCGACTGGGGCCGCAAGGAAATCCGCATCGCCGAGACCGAGATGCCGGGCCTCATGGCGATTCGCGAGGAGTACGCCTCGAGCCGGCCGCTACGCGGCGCGCGCATCAGCGGTTCGCTGCACATGACGATCCAGACCGCAGTGCTGATCGAGACCTTGCAGGCATTGGGTGCCCAAGTGCGCTGGGCATCGTGCAACATCTTCTCCACACAGGATCACGCCGCGGCGGCGATTGCCGCAGCCGGCACGCCGGTGTTCGCCTACAAGGGCGAATCGCTCGCCGAGTACTGGGAATTCACCCACCGCATCTTCGAGTGGCCCGACGGCGGCTATTCCAACATGATCCTGGACGACGGCGGCGACGCCACGCTGCTGCTGCATCTGGGCACGAGCGCCGAAGCGGATGTCTCGGTGCTCGATCACCCCTCGAGCGAAGAGGAAACCGCGCTGTTTGCCGCGATCAAGGCGAGGCTCGCCCGGGACCCGAAGTGGTATTCGACCCGCATCGCCGCGGTGCGCGGGGTCACGGAAGAAACCACGACCGGTGTCAAGCGCCTCTACCAGATGGCAAAGGAAGGCCAGCTCAGGTTTCCCGCGATCAACGTCAACGACTCGGTCACCAAGAGCAAGTTCGACAACCTCTACGGCTGCCGCGAATCGCTGGTCGACGGTATCAAACGCGCCACCGACGTCATGATCGCCGGCAAGGTCGCGGTGGTCTGCGGCTACGGCGACGTCGGCAAGGGTTCGGCGCAAGCGCTGCGCGCGTTAAGCGCCCAGGTGTGGGTCACCGAGATCGATCCGATCTGCGCGTTGCAGGCGGCGATGGAAGGTTATCGCGTGGTGACGATGGACTACGCCTGCGACAAGGCCGACATCTTCGTCACGGCGACCGGCAACTTCCACGTGATCACGCATGATCACATGCGCAAGATGAAGGACCAGGCCATCGTGTGCAACATCGGCCATTTCGATAACGAGATCGACGTCGCCTCACTGAAGCAGTACCGCTGGGAGAACATCAAACCGCAGGTGGACCATGTCATCTTCCCCGACGGCAAGCGCATCATCCTGCTGGCCGAGGGGCGGCTGGTGAACCTAGGCTGCGCGACCGGGCATCCGAGCTACGTGATGTCCAGCTCGTTTTCCAACCAGGTGATCGCGCAGATCGAGCTTTTCACGCACCCCGAAGAATATCCGGTCGGCGTGTACGTGCTACCCAAGCACCTGGACGAGAAGGTGGCGCGGCTGCAACTGAAGAAGCTCGGCGCGCAGCTGACCGAGCTGACCGACGCCCAGGCGCGCTACATCGGCGTCAACAAGGAGGGTCCGTACAAGCCGGAGCACTATCGCTACTGA
- the metF gene encoding methylenetetrahydrofolate reductase [NAD(P)H], producing the protein MSLLTRPSSLVLSFELFPPQTPEGVDKLRVTRRQLAELRPDYFSVTFGAGGSTRDRTEAIVLEIQREGHRVAPHISCIASTRESIRAMLDSYKAHGIRRVVALRGDLPSGMAQAGEFRYAADLVAFIRSQYGDTFHIEVAAYPEYHPQARSAQEDLLNFKRKIEAGADSAITQYFFNPDAYYHFRDECAAMGIDVPIVPGIMPINRFAQLARFSDACGAEIPRWIRRKLEGYGDDSDSIKAFGLDVVTQLCERLLRHGAPGLHFYTLNQAGPTSIIWQRLGLDKQG; encoded by the coding sequence ATGTCACTCCTTACCCGTCCCTCGTCGCTGGTCCTGAGTTTCGAGCTCTTCCCGCCCCAGACGCCGGAGGGCGTGGACAAGCTGCGGGTGACCCGCAGGCAGCTCGCCGAGCTGCGCCCGGACTATTTTTCGGTGACCTTCGGCGCGGGCGGGTCCACCCGCGATCGCACCGAGGCCATCGTGCTCGAGATCCAGAGGGAAGGGCATCGGGTCGCGCCGCACATCTCCTGCATCGCTTCGACGCGCGAGAGCATCCGCGCGATGCTCGACAGCTACAAGGCGCACGGCATCCGCCGCGTGGTCGCTCTGCGCGGCGACCTGCCGTCGGGCATGGCGCAGGCCGGGGAGTTCCGTTACGCCGCGGACTTGGTCGCGTTCATCCGCAGCCAGTACGGGGACACTTTCCACATCGAGGTGGCGGCCTACCCCGAATACCATCCCCAGGCGCGCTCGGCGCAGGAGGATCTGCTCAACTTCAAGCGCAAGATCGAAGCCGGCGCGGACTCGGCGATCACGCAGTATTTCTTCAACCCCGATGCGTACTACCACTTCCGGGACGAGTGCGCGGCCATGGGCATCGACGTGCCGATCGTCCCCGGCATCATGCCCATCAATCGCTTTGCCCAGCTTGCCCGGTTTTCCGACGCCTGCGGCGCGGAGATCCCGCGCTGGATCCGGCGCAAGCTGGAGGGCTACGGTGACGACAGCGACTCCATCAAGGCTTTCGGGCTGGACGTCGTCACACAGCTCTGCGAGCGCCTGCTGCGTCACGGCGCCCCGGGTCTGCATTTCTACACCCTGAACCAGGCCGGCCCAACGAGCATCATCTGGCAGCGCCTCGGCCTGGACAAACAGGGGTGA
- a CDS encoding YeeE/YedE family protein has translation MKRALVAFACGLLFGIGLIVSQMSNPARVIGFLDVAGRWDPSLAFVMAGAVAVFALLYRAALRRRAPLLDERFFVPESTQIDANLVSGAAIFGVGWGLSGFCPGPAVVSAGFGDPRVWAFLAAVIAGMVIFRWVLGRKPD, from the coding sequence ATGAAGCGCGCGCTCGTTGCTTTCGCCTGCGGCCTGCTGTTCGGCATCGGGCTCATCGTTTCGCAGATGAGCAATCCCGCCAGGGTCATCGGCTTCCTCGACGTCGCCGGCCGATGGGATCCATCGCTTGCGTTCGTCATGGCCGGTGCGGTCGCGGTCTTTGCGCTGCTCTACCGGGCGGCGCTGCGACGGCGCGCGCCGCTGCTCGACGAACGCTTTTTCGTGCCCGAAAGCACGCAGATCGACGCAAACCTGGTCTCCGGCGCGGCGATCTTCGGCGTGGGTTGGGGCCTGAGCGGCTTCTGCCCGGGACCGGCCGTGGTCTCCGCCGGCTTCGGCGACCCGCGCGTCTGGGCCTTTCTCGCCGCCGTCATCGCCGGCATGGTGATCTTCCGCTGGGTGCTAGGCCGCAAGCCCGACTGA
- a CDS encoding alanine--glyoxylate aminotransferase family protein, with protein sequence MDAKPVRKIGPFYPPQRTLMGPGPSEIHPRVFSAMGRPTIGYLDPVFVEMMEELKELLRYAFRTKNALTFPVSGPGSVGMEMCFVNLVDPGDKVIVCRNGVFGARMIENVQRIGGVPIVVDDQWGKPVDPGKVADAFRKHPDARILAFVHAETSTGVASDAKTLAAIARQHGAWTIVDAVTSLGGTPVLVDEWGLDAVYSASQKCLSCTPGLSPVTFSDRVVERVRSRSRKGQSWFMDLNLLLGYWSATTRTYHHTAPTNSLYALHEALLMLKEEGLENAWARHQRNYRALKAGLETLGLAYLVEEPHRLPQMNAVYVKPGLDEKEVRRRLLLEFNLEIGAGLGDLAGRIWRFGIMGYSCKMENVMLAICALEALFADMGAAVEPGAAEAAAYHAYAAHPLRASAARALA encoded by the coding sequence ATGGACGCCAAGCCCGTCAGGAAGATCGGCCCGTTCTATCCACCGCAGCGCACCCTGATGGGACCTGGTCCCTCGGAGATCCACCCACGCGTCTTTTCCGCGATGGGCCGGCCGACCATCGGCTACCTGGATCCGGTCTTCGTGGAAATGATGGAGGAGCTCAAGGAGCTGCTGCGCTATGCGTTTCGCACCAAGAACGCACTGACCTTCCCGGTGTCCGGACCCGGCTCGGTCGGTATGGAGATGTGCTTCGTCAATCTGGTCGATCCGGGCGACAAGGTCATCGTCTGCCGCAACGGTGTCTTCGGCGCACGCATGATCGAGAACGTGCAGCGGATCGGGGGCGTGCCGATCGTGGTGGACGACCAGTGGGGCAAGCCGGTGGATCCCGGCAAGGTGGCAGACGCGTTCAGGAAGCATCCGGATGCAAGGATCCTGGCGTTCGTGCACGCCGAGACCTCGACGGGGGTGGCCTCGGACGCGAAGACTCTGGCGGCCATCGCCCGCCAGCACGGGGCCTGGACGATCGTGGACGCGGTCACTTCGCTGGGCGGCACGCCGGTGCTGGTGGACGAATGGGGGCTGGACGCGGTGTATTCGGCCAGTCAGAAGTGCCTGTCCTGCACGCCCGGCCTGTCGCCGGTCACCTTCAGCGATCGCGTGGTCGAGCGGGTGAGATCACGCAGCCGCAAGGGGCAGAGCTGGTTCATGGACCTGAACCTGTTACTCGGTTACTGGAGTGCGACCACCCGCACCTACCACCACACGGCGCCGACCAATTCGCTCTACGCGCTGCACGAAGCGCTGCTGATGCTGAAGGAAGAAGGACTGGAAAACGCCTGGGCGAGGCATCAGCGCAATTACCGTGCGCTGAAGGCGGGCCTGGAAACCCTGGGGCTCGCCTACCTCGTCGAAGAGCCGCACCGCCTGCCGCAGATGAACGCGGTCTACGTCAAACCGGGACTGGACGAAAAGGAGGTCCGCCGGCGCCTGCTGCTCGAGTTCAACCTGGAGATCGGCGCCGGCCTGGGCGATCTGGCGGGCAGGATCTGGCGCTTCGGCATCATGGGCTACTCGTGCAAGATGGAAAACGTGATGCTGGCCATCTGCGCGCTGGAGGCGCTGTTCGCCGACATGGGTGCGGCTGTCGAGCCGGGGGCGGCGGAGGCGGCCGCCTACCACGCCTACGCTGCCCATCCGCTGCGTGCATCCGCTGCACGCGCCCTCGCCTGA
- a CDS encoding CoA-binding protein, with protein MFQNPDIGEICAMLREVKTIAIVGLSPLATRPSYRIARALQGAGYRIIPIRPLVPKVLGEQAYSRLQDLPEPVDLVNVFRASRFVDGIVDDCIHLGIKRLWIQEGIVNEPAAERARDAGLRVVMDRCIWRDYNGICRSLSGDEDP; from the coding sequence ATGTTTCAGAATCCCGACATCGGAGAGATCTGCGCCATGCTCCGCGAAGTGAAGACGATCGCCATCGTCGGGCTCTCCCCGCTTGCCACCCGTCCAAGCTACCGCATCGCGCGTGCGCTCCAAGGGGCGGGTTACAGAATCATTCCGATCCGCCCGCTGGTGCCCAAGGTGCTCGGAGAGCAGGCCTACTCCAGGTTGCAGGACCTGCCCGAGCCGGTCGATCTCGTCAACGTCTTTCGCGCTTCCCGGTTCGTCGACGGCATCGTCGACGATTGCATTCATCTGGGCATCAAGCGCCTCTGGATCCAGGAAGGCATCGTCAACGAACCCGCGGCGGAACGCGCGCGCGACGCCGGCCTGCGCGTGGTCATGGACCGCTGCATCTGGCGCGACTACAACGGAATCTGCAGATCGCTGTCCGGCGACGAAGACCCATGA
- the xerC gene encoding tyrosine recombinase XerC, translated as MNAPRIPDEPGARAADRRLSGFLAYLEKERRLSAHTVKNYARDVQRLLELAEHTPLEDIRTHHVRRFVARLHAQGLHGRSLARLLSAWRAFFRYLARDHGFRLNPCGGVRAPRAEKRLPAALSPEEAARLVELPERGPLSVRDRAILELFYSSGLRLSELTSLCLGDVDFAQATVRVLGKGGKTRIVPVGRFALEALKNWLAARVTLAVPEEQALFVNQRGKRLGARGVEERVRAWAIKQGLSSGVHPHMLRHSFASHILQSSGDLRAVQEMLGHASISTTQVYTHLDWQHLARVYDVAHPRAKRKSSKV; from the coding sequence ATGAACGCACCGCGCATACCGGACGAGCCCGGTGCTCGAGCGGCCGACCGGCGGCTGAGCGGATTTCTGGCGTACCTGGAGAAGGAGCGACGGCTTTCGGCCCACACCGTCAAGAACTACGCGCGCGACGTTCAGCGACTGCTCGAGCTGGCGGAACACACCCCGCTGGAGGACATCCGCACGCATCACGTCCGGCGCTTCGTCGCCAGGTTGCACGCGCAGGGACTGCACGGCCGTTCGCTCGCGCGCCTGCTGTCCGCCTGGCGCGCTTTCTTCCGCTACCTGGCACGCGACCATGGTTTCCGGCTCAATCCCTGCGGCGGGGTACGTGCGCCCAGGGCCGAGAAGCGTTTGCCGGCGGCGCTCTCGCCGGAGGAGGCGGCGCGGCTGGTCGAACTGCCGGAGCGCGGACCGCTGTCGGTGCGTGACCGCGCCATTCTGGAGCTGTTCTATTCGTCCGGCCTGCGCCTGTCGGAGCTGACGTCGCTGTGCCTCGGCGACGTGGATTTCGCGCAGGCCACCGTTCGCGTGCTCGGCAAGGGCGGCAAGACCCGCATCGTGCCGGTGGGCCGCTTTGCGCTTGAAGCGCTGAAGAACTGGCTGGCGGCGCGAGTCACCCTGGCGGTGCCGGAGGAGCAGGCCTTGTTCGTCAACCAGCGCGGCAAGCGCCTCGGGGCACGGGGCGTCGAGGAGCGCGTGCGCGCGTGGGCGATCAAACAGGGACTCTCGAGCGGCGTGCATCCCCACATGCTGCGCCATTCCTTCGCCTCGCACATCCTGCAATCCAGCGGCGATCTGCGCGCGGTGCAGGAGATGCTCGGCCACGCCAGCATTTCGACCACCCAGGTCTACACCCATCTGGATTGGCAGCATCTGGCCAGGGTATATGACGTTGCGCATCCTCGCGCGAAGCGCAAGTCATCGAAGGTCTGA
- the metK gene encoding methionine adenosyltransferase: MSEFLFTSESVSEGHPDKVADQISDAVLDAILAQDKYARVAAETLVNTGLVVMAGEITTTAMVDFQQIARETVKRIGYDNTEYGIDYKGCAVLVAYDKQSPDIAQGVDGRGLDPDQGAGDQGLMFGYACDETPTYMPLAIHLAHRLVERQSELRRDGRLPWLRPDAKSQVTIRYANGRPEAIDTVVLSTQHAPEMQHKQIEEAVVESIIKPVLPRNLVKGNVRYLVNPTGRFVVGGPHGDCGLTGRKIIVDTYGGAAHHGGGAFSGKDPSKVDRSAAYAARYVAKNIVAAGLAKKCEIQVSYAIGVAKPTSVMVTTFGTGAIPDEKIAQLVAKHFDLRPRGIIQMLDLLRPIYSKTAAYGHFGRDEPEFTWENLDKVEALRADAGLKQTAAA, translated from the coding sequence ATGAGCGAGTTCCTCTTTACTTCCGAATCGGTTTCCGAAGGGCACCCGGACAAGGTCGCTGACCAGATCTCCGATGCCGTCCTCGACGCAATCTTAGCGCAGGACAAGTACGCCCGAGTAGCGGCCGAGACGCTGGTGAACACCGGGTTGGTGGTGATGGCAGGCGAGATCACCACCACCGCGATGGTCGATTTCCAGCAGATCGCGCGCGAGACGGTCAAGCGCATCGGCTACGACAACACCGAGTACGGCATCGACTACAAGGGCTGCGCCGTGCTGGTCGCCTACGACAAGCAGTCGCCCGACATCGCGCAGGGCGTGGACGGCCGGGGGCTCGATCCGGACCAGGGCGCGGGTGACCAGGGGTTGATGTTCGGCTATGCCTGCGACGAGACCCCCACCTACATGCCGCTGGCCATTCACCTCGCGCATCGCCTGGTGGAGCGCCAGTCGGAGCTGCGCCGTGACGGGCGCCTGCCATGGCTGCGTCCCGACGCCAAGTCGCAGGTCACCATCCGCTACGCGAACGGCCGGCCGGAAGCGATCGACACCGTGGTGCTTTCCACGCAGCACGCTCCGGAGATGCAGCACAAGCAGATCGAGGAAGCCGTGGTCGAGAGCATCATCAAGCCGGTGCTGCCCAGGAACCTCGTCAAGGGCAACGTGCGCTATCTGGTCAATCCGACCGGGCGCTTCGTGGTCGGCGGCCCGCACGGCGATTGCGGACTGACCGGCCGCAAGATCATCGTCGACACCTATGGCGGCGCGGCCCATCACGGCGGCGGCGCGTTCTCGGGCAAGGACCCGTCCAAAGTCGACCGCTCGGCCGCCTACGCCGCGCGCTACGTCGCCAAGAACATCGTCGCCGCAGGGCTCGCGAAGAAGTGCGAGATCCAGGTCTCGTATGCCATCGGGGTCGCGAAGCCGACCAGCGTCATGGTCACCACGTTCGGCACCGGCGCGATTCCCGACGAGAAGATCGCGCAACTCGTCGCCAAGCATTTCGACCTGCGCCCGCGCGGCATCATCCAGATGCTCGACCTGCTGCGCCCGATCTACTCCAAGACCGCAGCCTACGGGCACTTCGGCCGCGACGAACCGGAATTCACCTGGGAGAACCTGGACAAGGTCGAGGCGCTCAGGGCCGACGCCGGCTTGAAGCAGACCGCGGCCGCCTGA
- a CDS encoding lipid A biosynthesis acyltransferase yields the protein MLTRVALAVLWLLHFLPRTWLARLGQAIGLALMAFGAERRNVVRSNLRLCFPELDGRKRARLARRHFMAAGRALAETTIAWWSPAAHVQALARIEGHEHLRQALERGPTIVLAPHFVGVDILAIRLSLEHDAISMYSRQKDPLFDRFLVSRRTRFRPIRLASRQDGIKPVVRALRAGLPFFFLPDMDFGPRDAVFVPFFGVPAATVDALPRLAALTGARVVPVVVTQGAPDEGYAIRFFPAWTGYPGGDPLQDSRRMNQFIEEHVRACPEQYYWLHKRFKTRPPGEERFY from the coding sequence ATGCTGACCCGCGTCGCACTCGCCGTACTGTGGTTGCTGCACTTCTTGCCGCGGACCTGGCTCGCCCGTCTCGGCCAGGCAATCGGTCTGGCCCTGATGGCCTTCGGTGCCGAGCGGCGCAACGTGGTGCGCAGCAATCTGCGGCTATGCTTTCCCGAACTGGACGGGCGAAAGCGCGCGCGCCTCGCACGGCGGCATTTCATGGCGGCCGGCCGCGCGCTCGCGGAAACGACGATCGCCTGGTGGTCTCCGGCCGCACACGTGCAGGCGCTGGCGCGCATCGAAGGCCACGAGCATCTGCGCCAGGCGCTGGAGCGCGGGCCGACCATCGTGCTCGCGCCGCACTTCGTCGGCGTGGACATCCTGGCGATCCGGCTCTCCCTCGAGCACGACGCCATCTCGATGTACAGCCGCCAGAAGGATCCGCTGTTCGACCGCTTTCTCGTCTCCAGGCGCACCCGGTTCCGGCCGATCCGGCTCGCTTCCCGCCAGGATGGCATCAAGCCGGTGGTACGTGCGCTGCGCGCGGGGTTGCCCTTTTTCTTTTTGCCGGACATGGACTTCGGCCCGCGTGACGCCGTTTTCGTGCCCTTCTTCGGCGTGCCCGCGGCCACGGTGGACGCCCTGCCCCGGCTCGCCGCCTTGACCGGCGCACGGGTAGTGCCCGTCGTCGTGACCCAAGGGGCGCCGGACGAGGGCTATGCCATCCGGTTCTTCCCGGCCTGGACCGGCTACCCGGGGGGCGATCCGCTGCAGGACTCGCGCCGCATGAACCAGTTCATCGAGGAGCATGTCCGCGCCTGCCCCGAGCAGTACTATTGGCTGCACAAGCGGTTCAAGACCCGTCCGCCGGGCGAGGAGAGGTTCTACTGA
- the dapF gene encoding diaminopimelate epimerase, with the protein MRLKFTKMEGAGNDFMVVDATAQPFRLEPVQIAMLADRHFGVGFDQLLVVEPPRTAGTDFYYRIFNADGGEVAQCGNGARCLVRYVHDKGLASKRAIRVETASGIIEPRLEADGQVTVDMGVPQFDPARIPFVAAARSLTYRLQLDGREVEIAALSMGNPHAVQVVPDVAAAPVATEGPKIEHHPRFPQRVNAGYMQVVDRRHIELRVWERGAGETLACGTGACAAAVSGIARGLLDSPVEVHMRGGMLRVAWAGEGEPVFMTGPARRVFEGEIEVGTER; encoded by the coding sequence GTGCGCCTGAAGTTCACCAAGATGGAAGGTGCCGGCAACGACTTCATGGTCGTCGACGCCACCGCCCAGCCGTTCAGGCTCGAACCGGTCCAGATCGCGATGCTGGCCGACCGGCACTTCGGCGTGGGTTTTGACCAACTGCTGGTGGTCGAGCCGCCGCGCACGGCCGGCACGGATTTCTACTACCGCATCTTCAACGCCGACGGCGGAGAAGTCGCGCAATGCGGCAACGGCGCGCGCTGTTTGGTGCGTTACGTGCACGACAAGGGCCTGGCCTCCAAGCGCGCCATTCGGGTCGAGACGGCTTCCGGCATCATCGAGCCACGGCTGGAAGCGGACGGACAGGTCACGGTCGACATGGGCGTGCCGCAGTTCGACCCAGCGCGCATCCCCTTCGTGGCAGCGGCGCGCTCGCTCACCTACCGTCTGCAACTCGACGGCCGCGAAGTGGAGATCGCGGCCCTGTCGATGGGCAATCCGCACGCGGTGCAGGTCGTGCCCGACGTCGCGGCCGCGCCGGTCGCAACCGAAGGCCCCAAGATCGAGCATCATCCGCGCTTTCCTCAGCGCGTGAACGCCGGCTACATGCAGGTGGTGGACCGCAGGCACATCGAGCTGCGAGTATGGGAGCGCGGCGCGGGCGAGACGCTCGCCTGCGGGACGGGGGCCTGCGCGGCGGCCGTGAGCGGAATCGCGCGCGGCCTGCTGGACTCGCCAGTCGAGGTGCACATGCGCGGGGGCATGCTCAGGGTCGCCTGGGCGGGGGAGGGCGAGCCGGTGTTCATGACCGGACCGGCGCGCCGCGTGTTCGAAGGTGAAATCGAGGTTGGGACCGAAAGATGA
- a CDS encoding YeeE/YedE family protein, with translation MNVAEFAPVPALLGGALIGLAAAGLWWLLGRIAGVSNVLGGAVLLREPRGGWRWAFLAGLLVSGAGAAVALPWAVQFQLDAGYAQLVLAGVLVGFGTQLGSGCTSGHGVCGVSRLSPRSLVATGVFMATGVAAVYLTRHLLA, from the coding sequence ATGAACGTGGCAGAGTTTGCGCCAGTACCGGCATTGCTCGGCGGCGCGCTGATCGGATTGGCCGCCGCCGGCCTGTGGTGGCTGCTGGGCCGTATCGCAGGGGTATCCAATGTCCTGGGCGGCGCCGTGCTGTTGCGCGAGCCACGGGGCGGCTGGCGCTGGGCTTTCCTCGCCGGCTTGCTGGTGTCGGGGGCGGGCGCCGCAGTCGCCCTGCCTTGGGCGGTCCAGTTCCAGCTCGATGCCGGCTACGCCCAACTTGTCCTGGCTGGAGTGCTCGTGGGCTTCGGCACGCAGCTCGGCAGCGGATGCACCAGCGGCCACGGTGTGTGCGGCGTCTCGCGCCTGTCGCCGCGCTCGCTGGTAGCCACCGGCGTGTTCATGGCGACCGGTGTGGCAGCCGTGTATCTGACCCGGCACCTGCTGGCATGA
- a CDS encoding GNAT family N-acetyltransferase, producing the protein MDQDSRAGGACRVRGLRAGCAPGSIKLDKLHVHPRHRGKGYGSALIRHVEQAARARRCGEIYLQVNKYSSGAINGYLRNGFAISRAVKVDIGGGFFMDDYVMEKALTGEQ; encoded by the coding sequence ATGGATCAAGATTCACGTGCCGGAGGCGCTTGTCGGGTTCGCGGCCTGCGAGCCGGGTGCGCGCCCGGGTCGATCAAGCTCGACAAGCTCCATGTCCACCCGCGCCATCGCGGAAAGGGTTATGGCTCGGCCCTCATCCGCCACGTCGAACAGGCGGCCCGGGCCCGGCGTTGCGGCGAAATCTACCTGCAGGTCAACAAGTACAGCAGCGGCGCGATCAACGGCTATTTGCGTAACGGTTTCGCGATCAGCCGGGCGGTGAAGGTCGACATCGGCGGCGGGTTCTTCATGGACGACTACGTGATGGAAAAGGCCCTGACGGGCGAGCAATGA